A part of Sulfurimonas sp. HSL-1716 genomic DNA contains:
- a CDS encoding quinone-dependent dihydroorotate dehydrogenase, protein MLNYETLKPWLFKLQPENAHHLAECFLRMPNICPNLFNGFLNDHFITSPILQQKLFGVDFLNPVGLGAGFDKNATMIRGIQALGFGFTEIGTLTPKPQPGNPKPRMFRHIEEESIQNAMGFNNDGLLKAQKRLQQRYPFSTPIGINIGKNKTTSERDAISDYTTLIKALHTLGDYIVINISSPNTPGLRDLQNEEFISSLFAESKELTSKPILLKIAPDMSEAQAVDLTSLAVEKGADGIIATNTTIDYSLVKHPKEIGGLSGAVLKEKSFEIFEAVAKELFNKTTLISVGGINSAQEAYRRIKAGASLVQIYSGLIFGGPDMIRDINLELINLIQADKYTNITQAIGADRR, encoded by the coding sequence ATGTTGAATTACGAAACCCTAAAACCATGGCTTTTTAAGCTTCAACCGGAAAATGCACACCATCTGGCGGAGTGTTTTTTAAGAATGCCCAATATCTGTCCAAACCTTTTTAACGGATTTTTAAACGATCATTTTATAACCAGTCCCATACTGCAGCAAAAGCTTTTTGGCGTAGACTTCTTGAATCCCGTGGGACTTGGCGCCGGATTTGACAAAAATGCGACGATGATACGCGGTATTCAGGCGCTTGGATTTGGGTTTACGGAGATAGGAACACTAACGCCAAAACCGCAGCCGGGAAATCCAAAACCGAGGATGTTCCGCCATATAGAAGAGGAATCGATCCAGAACGCCATGGGCTTTAACAACGACGGTCTCTTAAAAGCGCAAAAAAGACTACAGCAGAGATATCCGTTCTCAACCCCTATCGGTATCAACATCGGAAAGAACAAAACGACATCCGAACGCGATGCCATCAGCGACTATACAACACTGATCAAAGCGCTTCACACCCTTGGAGACTACATCGTTATAAACATCTCTTCTCCAAATACGCCCGGTCTTAGAGACCTGCAAAACGAAGAGTTTATCTCGTCGCTTTTTGCCGAATCTAAAGAACTTACGTCCAAACCTATTTTGCTAAAGATCGCTCCCGATATGAGCGAAGCGCAGGCGGTCGATCTGACAAGTCTTGCAGTCGAAAAAGGAGCAGACGGTATCATTGCGACAAATACGACGATCGACTACTCTTTGGTTAAACATCCAAAAGAGATAGGTGGACTCAGCGGCGCCGTCTTGAAAGAAAAAAGTTTTGAGATATTTGAAGCCGTCGCAAAAGAGCTGTTCAATAAAACAACGCTTATATCCGTAGGCGGAATAAACTCGGCGCAAGAAGCGTACAGGCGCATAAAAGCGGGAGCTTCTTTGGTTCAGATCTACAGCGGACTGATCTTTGGCGGCCCGGATATGATCAGAGATATAAATCTTGAGCTTATCAATCTGATTCAAGCCGACAAGTATACGAACATAACTCAAGCCATCGGTGCCGACAGACGATGA
- a CDS encoding EAL domain-containing protein — MAEDLKKKIKILERRLKLSQEALSQFDAIKKKYETARENLQKLNASLEERVEERTKKIKEQHEYLRAVIDGVDYPIMMIKRDFSVEIMNSVLEKSIDQSMVADKENPKCYEISHRRSTPCDGKEHPCPLKEVIKTNKFTTVVHQHCGLSGNKYYVELAASPLFDSEKKCIGIIESARDITEYLEVQDELREQKSILQHQAHHDFLTGLPNRVLFNDRLNQLIEKGKRNKESFALFFIDLDRFKKINDSLGHRIGDEVLKTISLRIKSAIRAEDTLCRLGGDEFTILMSGIKKPQDASLLSQKILNVLSKPLYVDEYTFYISGSIGISLFPQDSDDPHDLLKFADAAMYKAKDEGRSTFQFYSAKMTDMALEHVALDTSLRQALENNEFVIYYQPQMNAKTDKIVGIEALVRWQHPKNGLIFPDIFLPIAEETGLIVEIDRWVMKTAMKQMVQWHDDGLAPGILALNLSMKQIEQKDFIDFLKMTLEQTKCKAQWIELEITESQIMQNPEESIRVLQQISDMGIELAVDDFGTGHSSLSYLKRLPIDKLKIDKSFIKDLPHNEEDVSITRAIIGLAKGLNLKLIAEGVEDNEQKEFLIKEDCDSIQGYLYSKPVSAEDIKRSFLQ; from the coding sequence ATGGCAGAAGATTTGAAAAAGAAAATAAAGATATTAGAGAGACGGCTGAAATTATCACAAGAAGCTTTAAGCCAGTTTGACGCTATCAAAAAGAAGTATGAGACCGCAAGAGAAAATCTGCAAAAATTAAACGCTTCGCTCGAAGAGAGAGTCGAAGAGCGTACAAAAAAGATAAAAGAGCAGCATGAATATCTGCGGGCGGTCATAGACGGTGTCGATTACCCCATAATGATGATAAAAAGAGATTTCTCCGTTGAGATAATGAACAGCGTTTTGGAAAAAAGTATAGACCAGTCCATGGTGGCAGACAAAGAGAATCCCAAGTGCTACGAGATATCGCATCGGCGTTCGACGCCCTGCGACGGAAAGGAACATCCCTGTCCGTTAAAAGAGGTCATAAAGACGAACAAGTTTACGACCGTAGTGCACCAGCATTGCGGCCTTTCGGGCAATAAATATTATGTAGAGCTGGCTGCTTCGCCGCTTTTTGACAGCGAAAAAAAATGTATAGGGATCATCGAATCGGCCAGAGATATCACGGAGTATCTGGAAGTCCAGGATGAACTGCGTGAGCAAAAAAGTATCTTGCAGCATCAGGCGCACCATGATTTTCTCACCGGACTGCCAAACAGAGTCCTTTTCAACGATAGGCTCAACCAGTTGATCGAAAAAGGAAAACGCAACAAAGAGAGCTTTGCATTGTTTTTTATCGATCTTGACAGATTTAAAAAGATAAACGACTCCTTAGGACACAGGATAGGTGATGAAGTATTAAAAACGATCTCTTTGAGGATAAAATCCGCTATCCGGGCGGAAGATACCTTATGCCGTTTGGGAGGTGACGAATTCACCATATTGATGAGCGGGATAAAAAAACCGCAGGACGCCTCGCTTTTATCTCAAAAAATACTCAACGTCCTCTCAAAACCCCTCTATGTCGACGAATATACTTTTTATATTTCGGGAAGTATCGGAATCAGTCTTTTTCCTCAGGATAGCGATGATCCTCATGATCTTTTAAAATTCGCCGATGCCGCCATGTACAAGGCAAAAGATGAAGGAAGAAGCACTTTTCAGTTTTATTCTGCGAAGATGACGGATATGGCGCTTGAGCATGTCGCTCTTGATACGAGTCTGCGTCAGGCGCTTGAGAATAACGAATTTGTTATATATTATCAGCCTCAGATGAATGCAAAAACGGATAAAATTGTCGGCATAGAAGCCTTGGTGCGGTGGCAGCATCCGAAAAACGGTCTCATTTTTCCGGACATTTTCTTGCCTATCGCCGAAGAGACGGGACTCATCGTAGAGATAGACAGATGGGTCATGAAGACCGCTATGAAACAGATGGTTCAATGGCATGATGACGGATTAGCTCCTGGCATATTGGCATTGAACCTGTCGATGAAACAGATCGAACAGAAAGATTTTATCGATTTTCTTAAAATGACCCTTGAGCAGACAAAATGCAAGGCGCAATGGATAGAGCTTGAAATAACGGAGAGTCAGATTATGCAAAACCCCGAAGAGTCCATAAGGGTTCTGCAGCAGATCAGCGATATGGGAATCGAACTTGCCGTCGATGATTTTGGAACGGGACACTCTTCTTTGTCGTATCTCAAACGTCTGCCTATAGATAAGCTGAAGATTGATAAATCGTTTATAAAGGACCTGCCTCATAATGAAGAGGATGTCAGTATTACAAGAGCTATAATCGGACTTGCAAAAGGTCTCAACCTCAAACTCATCGCCGAAGGTGTGGAAGATAACGAACAAAAAGAGTTCCTGATAAAAGAGGACTGTGACAGCATTCAAGGTTATTTGTATTCAAAGCCTGTTTCTGCCGAAGATATCAAGAGATCTTTTTTACAATGA
- a CDS encoding MBL fold metallo-hydrolase: MSYGLIDSNKNKNIECDGNILLFDSPDHKIYWMGIEEETAFRCNVYLIQDGDEYLLVDPGSRIYHEELRRRVADIIEPEKVTGLILSHQDPDVAASMVDWLGVNPRMLIYTSTRTNVLLPYHGKKEYDFYNISLQNEYRFKSGRTLKFIESPFLHFPGAFTTLDITSHMLFSGDIWAALDTDWNLVVNDFEAHKSNMDLFHIDYMASNIASRGYAKKIENEHIEAILPQHGSIISNKNISDAMEYLKNLKCGLDIIYSELH, from the coding sequence ATGAGTTACGGTTTAATAGATAGTAACAAAAACAAAAACATTGAATGTGACGGAAATATTTTACTTTTTGATTCTCCTGACCATAAGATATACTGGATGGGTATAGAAGAAGAGACCGCATTTCGATGCAATGTTTACCTAATACAAGACGGCGATGAGTATCTTTTGGTAGACCCAGGAAGCAGAATATATCACGAAGAGCTTAGAAGAAGGGTTGCAGATATCATCGAACCTGAAAAAGTAACGGGATTGATCTTGTCTCATCAGGATCCCGACGTAGCGGCTTCCATGGTGGACTGGCTGGGAGTAAACCCCCGGATGCTCATTTATACTTCGACCCGTACGAACGTTCTGCTTCCCTATCATGGCAAAAAAGAATACGACTTTTACAATATTTCCCTGCAAAACGAGTACCGCTTTAAAAGCGGAAGAACCTTAAAATTCATAGAATCTCCTTTTTTGCACTTTCCCGGTGCGTTTACAACATTGGATATCACTTCGCATATGCTGTTTTCCGGAGATATCTGGGCGGCGCTCGACACCGACTGGAACCTGGTCGTCAATGATTTTGAAGCGCATAAATCCAATATGGATCTTTTTCACATAGACTATATGGCATCCAATATCGCTTCAAGAGGATATGCAAAAAAAATCGAGAATGAACACATAGAAGCGATCCTTCCCCAACACGGTTCCATTATAAGTAATAAAAATATATCGGATGCGATGGAATATTTAAAAAACTTAAAATGCGGTTTAGATATAATTTACAGCGAATTGCACTAA
- the dapA gene encoding 4-hydroxy-tetrahydrodipicolinate synthase: MKLVTGATTALITPFKNGKLDEQSFAALIKRQIDHGIDAVCPVGTTGESATLTHDEDKRCMEIAVEICKGTNTKVLAGAGSNSTAEAIQTAKTAQNCGVDAIFSVSPYYNKPSQEGLYQHYKAIAESVPELPFMLYNVPGRTGVDIQADTVIRLFDDVNNIYGIKEATGSIERTIELLSRRPDLKVFSGDDAIDYPILANGGTGVTSVTSNLLPDLKSELVKRALSGDHAGSKAINDLLYPINKILFVESNPIMIKAAMYIAGLIETLEYRLPLVAPSTENMKKLETVMKNYTIKGL; encoded by the coding sequence ATGAAACTTGTAACCGGTGCTACGACGGCACTTATCACTCCGTTTAAAAACGGAAAACTCGACGAACAGTCATTTGCCGCTCTTATCAAACGCCAAATAGACCACGGAATCGACGCAGTTTGTCCGGTCGGAACTACAGGAGAGAGTGCTACGTTGACCCACGATGAAGACAAAAGATGTATGGAGATCGCAGTAGAGATATGTAAAGGCACAAATACCAAAGTCCTTGCAGGTGCGGGAAGCAACTCCACCGCAGAAGCGATACAGACGGCGAAAACAGCACAAAACTGCGGAGTGGATGCAATATTTTCCGTAAGTCCCTACTACAATAAACCTTCTCAGGAGGGATTGTACCAGCACTATAAAGCCATAGCCGAATCGGTACCCGAACTTCCTTTCATGCTTTATAATGTTCCGGGACGTACGGGAGTGGACATACAAGCAGATACGGTCATAAGACTTTTTGATGATGTAAATAACATCTACGGCATCAAAGAAGCGACGGGAAGCATCGAAAGAACGATAGAACTTCTTTCAAGAAGACCCGACCTCAAAGTCTTCAGCGGCGACGATGCGATCGACTACCCTATTTTGGCAAACGGAGGCACGGGAGTGACTTCTGTCACGAGCAACCTGCTGCCGGATCTAAAAAGCGAACTTGTAAAACGTGCGCTTAGCGGAGATCATGCAGGTTCAAAAGCCATAAACGACCTGCTCTATCCGATAAACAAGATCCTGTTCGTCGAATCCAATCCGATCATGATAAAAGCGGCTATGTATATAGCCGGACTTATCGAAACGTTAGAGTACAGACTGCCTCTTGTGGCACCGAGTACAGAAAACATGAAAAAACTTGAAACCGTTATGAAAAATTACACGATAAAAGGATTGTAA
- the murJ gene encoding murein biosynthesis integral membrane protein MurJ, with amino-acid sequence MFKAIFTNSFGILFSRILGLIRDLLTASILGANVYSDIFFIAFKLPNLFRRIFAEGAFTQVFLPSFTRSTKKSLFSIHIFVIFLSIILFITLLVNLFPQLATKALAIGFDTKTIELAAPYVTINFYYLTFIFAVTFLSTLLQYKHHFATTAFATGFLNLSLIGALLLSKGSSDDVIVYYLSWGVVIGGALQLLVHLMAIWKIGLLKIVIGGFKYFNKKALLVKEETKVFRKQFFPAIWGNSTAQLSAFLDTWLASFLAAGSISYLYYSNRVFQLPLALFAIATSTAIFPRIARFLRNNDHTNALNYLQKAFWFLATILMLSTLGGFILSDEIVKLLFQRGAFSQTDAVHTSFVLKMYLIGLLPFGLNKLFSLWLYASQLQLKAAKIASYSLISNVILSLALISPMGAGGLALASTISGFLSFILTIKVFGTQQFLDIISSKKALYWLLSALLFTFFLLWFKDFIDGYI; translated from the coding sequence ATGTTTAAAGCAATCTTTACAAATAGTTTCGGGATACTTTTCTCCAGAATACTAGGGTTGATCAGGGATCTCCTGACCGCTTCGATCCTTGGAGCCAACGTTTACAGCGATATTTTTTTTATTGCTTTTAAACTCCCTAACCTTTTTCGCAGAATATTTGCCGAAGGCGCATTTACCCAGGTCTTTTTGCCGTCGTTTACCCGTTCGACGAAAAAAAGCCTTTTTTCGATCCATATTTTTGTTATATTTTTATCAATAATCCTGTTTATTACGCTGCTTGTAAATCTGTTTCCCCAACTCGCGACAAAAGCCCTTGCAATTGGATTCGACACAAAAACAATCGAACTTGCCGCACCCTATGTAACTATAAACTTTTATTATCTTACATTTATCTTTGCGGTCACTTTTTTAAGTACGCTTTTACAATATAAGCACCATTTTGCCACGACCGCTTTTGCGACGGGATTTTTAAATCTTTCTCTTATCGGCGCACTCCTTCTCTCCAAAGGTTCATCCGATGACGTGATAGTCTACTATCTCAGCTGGGGAGTCGTCATCGGCGGAGCTTTACAGCTTCTGGTACATCTTATGGCGATCTGGAAGATCGGTCTTTTAAAGATCGTTATCGGCGGCTTTAAGTACTTTAACAAAAAAGCTCTGCTGGTAAAAGAGGAGACCAAAGTTTTTCGCAAGCAGTTCTTCCCGGCCATCTGGGGAAACTCGACCGCTCAGCTTTCGGCATTTTTAGACACTTGGCTGGCCTCTTTTTTGGCTGCAGGATCCATCAGTTATCTTTACTATTCAAACCGTGTCTTTCAGCTTCCTCTTGCACTTTTTGCCATTGCCACTTCCACGGCGATCTTTCCGCGTATCGCAAGATTTTTAAGAAACAATGATCATACAAACGCCCTGAACTATCTGCAAAAAGCGTTTTGGTTCTTGGCAACCATATTGATGCTGAGCACGCTTGGAGGCTTTATCCTCTCAGACGAGATAGTCAAGCTTTTGTTTCAGCGCGGTGCATTCAGCCAGACAGATGCCGTTCATACCTCTTTTGTCTTAAAGATGTATCTCATAGGTCTTCTTCCTTTTGGGCTTAACAAGCTTTTTTCACTTTGGCTTTACGCTTCACAGTTGCAATTAAAAGCGGCTAAAATAGCTTCTTATTCATTGATATCCAATGTGATCCTCTCTCTTGCTTTGATCTCTCCCATGGGAGCGGGCGGACTTGCCCTTGCAAGCACTATAAGCGGTTTTTTAAGCTTCATTTTGACGATCAAAGTGTTTGGCACGCAGCAGTTTTTAGATATAATCTCATCGAAAAAAGCACTTTACTGGCTTTTATCTGCCCTGCTTTTCACTTTTTTCTTACTATGGTTCAAGGATTTTATAGATGGTTATATTTGA
- a CDS encoding flagellar assembly protein A: protein MAIFGSKKETDTKQNPIRPVVKRTENVAKELLNIAISNRVEVASLDFNLLEIETLTRKKASSREDQFKEINDQELEALKKSKLLMDQSFEIKQIYEIEVFTKKPRPQYDKFHFSIGVNATMCKVFLTIKDGSFLEYSESFEEDFLELINKKKIRANILVGIFDDMVPEVVSKLNASLMVNETMTFEKTDAILVAEGIEPIPTFDDQIIMHFREKNSKNDIDKIDYSKRNYILSVVKDELLIEYIKPKKGSSGRNCRGEFIVAREPVADKVPTFKVSDNIATIETKESIEYRAKKNGYIVYENETYDIRDEMDINEISFKTTGSIETRLDADVSLKVKEADVFKDAVGMGMEVEVSELDVEGNIGPKAKVLAKRAKIDGQTHKTSFVKADDLTINVHKGTAEGDAVHITRLEQGVVKANTIDVAQAIGGNIKAKEITIDLIGSNVTMTASKTIEIHKMQGSENRFIIDPLAVDSIDRDVDEKENELDNVEIQTRAIKKDIEKYTELIQKNEKSFLEIKRRLLHYKKNDIKMPEAFVKQYKQFQKVQAHLEELKNSLNEQGIRKDKLNTSIKSVQENIFAARIINKDRWIGYNEIRFKLIDPPIDVVYTPIEGSYDTVYALFQTDDNEYVIKAIKG from the coding sequence ATGGCTATCTTTGGTTCAAAAAAAGAGACAGATACTAAACAAAATCCTATACGTCCGGTCGTAAAAAGAACGGAGAACGTAGCAAAAGAACTTCTTAATATCGCGATCTCGAACAGGGTTGAAGTCGCTTCTTTAGATTTTAATCTTTTGGAGATCGAAACGCTGACGCGCAAGAAGGCATCTTCGAGAGAAGATCAGTTTAAAGAGATAAACGATCAAGAGCTCGAAGCGTTGAAAAAGAGCAAGCTCTTGATGGATCAGAGCTTTGAGATCAAGCAAATTTACGAGATAGAGGTCTTTACCAAAAAACCAAGACCCCAGTATGATAAATTTCATTTCTCCATAGGCGTAAATGCTACGATGTGTAAAGTCTTTTTAACCATAAAAGACGGCTCTTTTTTAGAATACAGCGAGAGTTTTGAAGAAGATTTTCTGGAGTTGATAAACAAGAAAAAGATTCGTGCGAATATTTTAGTGGGGATCTTCGATGACATGGTGCCCGAAGTGGTCTCAAAGCTTAATGCGTCGCTAATGGTAAACGAGACCATGACCTTTGAAAAGACCGATGCCATTTTGGTCGCAGAAGGGATAGAACCTATACCTACCTTCGATGATCAGATAATCATGCATTTTAGAGAAAAAAACAGTAAGAACGATATCGATAAAATCGATTATTCAAAGCGAAATTATATTCTCAGCGTCGTAAAAGATGAACTCTTGATAGAGTATATAAAGCCGAAAAAAGGCTCGTCGGGAAGAAACTGCAGAGGCGAGTTTATAGTGGCGAGAGAACCGGTTGCCGATAAAGTTCCGACTTTTAAAGTAAGTGACAATATCGCCACTATCGAGACGAAAGAATCGATCGAGTACAGGGCAAAGAAAAACGGTTATATCGTCTATGAGAACGAGACGTACGATATCAGAGACGAAATGGATATCAATGAGATCAGTTTCAAGACCACGGGCTCTATCGAGACGCGCCTCGATGCCGATGTAAGTTTAAAGGTTAAAGAAGCCGACGTGTTTAAAGACGCCGTCGGTATGGGAATGGAGGTCGAAGTCAGCGAGCTTGACGTCGAGGGCAATATAGGTCCAAAAGCCAAGGTTCTTGCAAAACGCGCGAAAATAGACGGACAGACCCATAAAACCTCTTTCGTAAAAGCGGATGATCTGACCATCAACGTGCATAAAGGCACTGCGGAGGGAGATGCCGTACATATCACAAGGCTCGAACAGGGCGTCGTCAAGGCAAATACGATCGATGTCGCACAGGCGATAGGCGGAAATATCAAAGCAAAAGAGATCACGATCGATCTCATCGGCTCGAACGTGACCATGACTGCCAGCAAAACGATAGAGATACATAAAATGCAGGGCAGCGAAAACAGGTTTATAATCGATCCTCTCGCCGTGGATAGTATCGACAGGGACGTAGATGAAAAAGAGAACGAACTGGATAATGTGGAGATACAGACACGCGCCATCAAAAAAGACATAGAAAAATATACGGAGCTGATCCAAAAAAATGAAAAGAGTTTTTTAGAGATCAAAAGAAGATTGCTGCATTATAAGAAAAACGATATAAAGATGCCAGAAGCTTTTGTAAAGCAGTATAAGCAGTTTCAAAAAGTGCAGGCGCATCTGGAAGAACTGAAAAACAGCCTTAACGAGCAAGGTATAAGAAAAGATAAATTGAATACGTCCATAAAATCCGTACAGGAAAATATTTTCGCTGCAAGGATCATAAACAAAGACAGATGGATCGGATACAACGAGATACGCTTTAAGCTCATCGATCCTCCTATAGATGTCGTCTATACGCCTATAGAAGGTTCATACGACACTGTTTACGCTCTGTTTCAGACAGATGATAACGAATACGTGATAAAGGCCATAAAAGGATGA
- the cysS gene encoding cysteine--tRNA ligase has protein sequence MVIFDSVTKSKREFIPLKEKEVSLYVCGPTVYDDAHLGHAKSALVFDLLSRVLKAEGYHVKYARNITDIDDKIIKKAKELGVGIKEITDKYTEAYHADMARLGVKRPDIEPKATESLDAMFAMIQKLIDNEHAYKISDGDIYFDTQSDSKYLSISHRIQDEEEKQNRVANSQEKRHSADFALWKSVNEGDVSFDSPFGKGRPGWHLECSAMIEKHLAGENTSKYAVDIHGGGADLLFPHHENEAAQTRCSTDHEIAAYWMHNGFVNIDGEKMSKSLGNSFFIKDALKAYDGEVLRFYLLSTHYRSNFNFNEEDLIASKKRLDRLYRLKKRLFGLEVHLDSETVFKSKLLEALKDDLNISQALSIIDEMISAVNETLDTPGKHKELKRETVIDLAYIEEILGFGIKNPFEYFQTGVDADTKKKIKELIEKRDEAKKAKDFEASDRLRDEILAFGVNIMDTPQGTFWEKR, from the coding sequence ATGGTTATATTTGACAGCGTCACCAAATCAAAAAGAGAGTTCATTCCTTTAAAAGAGAAAGAGGTGTCTTTGTACGTCTGCGGACCTACGGTTTATGATGACGCTCACCTGGGACATGCCAAAAGTGCGCTTGTTTTCGACCTGCTCTCTCGCGTCTTAAAAGCCGAGGGATATCATGTAAAATATGCCAGAAACATCACCGACATCGATGACAAGATCATAAAAAAAGCAAAAGAACTCGGCGTAGGCATCAAAGAGATTACGGACAAGTATACCGAAGCTTACCATGCGGATATGGCGCGACTCGGCGTCAAAAGACCCGATATCGAACCAAAAGCCACCGAATCACTCGATGCGATGTTTGCCATGATACAAAAGCTGATAGACAATGAACACGCATATAAGATAAGCGACGGAGATATCTATTTCGATACGCAAAGCGACAGCAAATATCTCAGTATCTCGCACAGAATCCAGGATGAAGAGGAAAAGCAAAACCGCGTAGCCAATTCCCAAGAGAAAAGACACAGCGCCGATTTTGCACTTTGGAAAAGTGTAAATGAGGGCGATGTCAGTTTTGACTCTCCCTTTGGCAAGGGACGTCCCGGATGGCACTTGGAATGTTCGGCGATGATAGAGAAGCATCTGGCAGGCGAAAATACGTCTAAATATGCCGTAGATATCCATGGAGGCGGAGCCGATCTGCTCTTTCCCCATCATGAAAACGAAGCTGCGCAGACACGATGTTCCACAGACCATGAGATAGCCGCATACTGGATGCATAACGGCTTTGTAAACATAGACGGCGAAAAGATGAGCAAAAGTCTTGGCAACAGCTTTTTTATCAAAGACGCTCTTAAGGCGTATGACGGAGAAGTACTTCGTTTTTACCTGCTCTCGACACACTACAGAAGCAACTTTAATTTCAACGAAGAGGATCTCATAGCCTCAAAAAAACGTCTTGATAGACTCTACAGACTAAAAAAACGTCTTTTCGGTTTAGAGGTGCACTTGGATTCGGAGACGGTCTTTAAGAGCAAGCTGCTTGAAGCACTCAAAGACGATCTCAATATCTCACAGGCTCTATCAATCATAGACGAGATGATCTCGGCCGTAAACGAAACGCTTGATACCCCGGGCAAACATAAAGAGCTTAAACGTGAAACCGTCATAGATTTAGCCTATATCGAGGAAATTTTGGGATTTGGTATAAAAAATCCGTTTGAGTATTTTCAGACAGGCGTCGACGCCGATACGAAAAAGAAAATAAAAGAGCTTATAGAAAAACGCGACGAAGCCAAAAAAGCAAAAGATTTCGAAGCTTCAGACAGGCTAAGAGACGAGATACTCGCCTTTGGTGTAAATATAATGGATACGCCGCAGGGGACTTTCTGGGAAAAAAGATAA
- a CDS encoding pitrilysin family protein — protein MNSSLPEYETKTLENGLQIVVIPMHNDSNVISTDIFYKVGSRNEVMGKTGIAHMLEHMNFKSTKHLAAGEFDKEVKSIGGVNNASTGFDFTHYYIKSSTQNLDKSLSLFAELMKNLNLKDDEFQPERNVVAEERRWRTDNNPIGYLYFRLFNNAFVYHPYHWTPIGFMNDIQTWTLKDIQDFHKTYYQPKNAILIVTGDVDPNNVFAAAKKEFEQIKNSTAIPEVKFVEPEQDGPKRVTIYKESEVEMIAIAFHIPNFQDPDQIKLSAISEMLSSGKSSRLYSELVDKKHLVNQIYAYNMEQKDPGIFLFMASCNPGVKAEDVEKEIKEQIELMKTQKVSQAELDKVKINTKSEFIYSLESSTSVANLFGSYLARGDIKPLEEYEEAINKLTVDDVQKTAQKYFDFSKSTTVILRKKPQGEK, from the coding sequence ATGAATTCATCACTTCCCGAGTATGAGACAAAAACGCTGGAAAACGGTTTACAGATAGTCGTGATCCCGATGCACAACGATTCAAACGTCATCTCTACCGATATCTTTTATAAAGTCGGCAGCAGAAATGAAGTCATGGGTAAAACAGGCATCGCGCATATGCTTGAACATATGAACTTCAAATCAACTAAACATCTTGCTGCGGGCGAGTTTGACAAAGAGGTAAAAAGCATAGGCGGCGTCAACAATGCATCGACAGGATTTGATTTTACGCATTATTACATCAAATCAAGCACGCAGAACCTCGATAAATCGCTCTCTCTTTTTGCCGAGCTTATGAAAAACCTGAACCTCAAAGACGACGAGTTTCAACCCGAGCGCAATGTCGTAGCCGAAGAGAGACGCTGGAGAACGGATAACAATCCTATCGGATATCTGTATTTCAGACTGTTTAACAACGCTTTTGTCTATCATCCGTATCACTGGACTCCGATAGGTTTTATGAATGATATTCAGACTTGGACACTCAAAGATATCCAGGATTTTCACAAAACCTACTATCAGCCCAAAAATGCTATACTCATTGTGACAGGAGACGTCGATCCAAACAACGTCTTTGCCGCCGCAAAAAAAGAGTTCGAACAGATCAAAAACTCTACCGCCATTCCCGAAGTCAAGTTCGTAGAACCTGAACAAGACGGTCCAAAAAGAGTGACTATCTATAAAGAGAGCGAAGTGGAGATGATTGCCATCGCGTTTCATATCCCCAACTTCCAGGATCCCGATCAGATAAAGCTTTCGGCGATCAGCGAAATGCTCAGCAGCGGAAAAAGCTCCAGGCTTTATTCCGAACTCGTAGATAAAAAACATCTCGTCAATCAGATCTACGCTTACAACATGGAGCAAAAAGATCCGGGAATATTTCTTTTCATGGCTTCATGCAATCCCGGCGTAAAAGCAGAAGATGTCGAAAAAGAGATAAAAGAGCAGATAGAGCTTATGAAGACGCAGAAGGTTTCTCAAGCCGAACTCGACAAAGTGAAGATAAATACAAAATCCGAATTTATCTACTCACTGGAGAGTTCGACGTCGGTAGCGAACCTTTTTGGGAGCTATCTGGCGCGCGGAGATATAAAACCGCTTGAAGAGTATGAAGAAGCGATAAACAAACTCACTGTCGACGATGTGCAAAAAACCGCACAAAAATATTTTGATTTTTCAAAATCGACGACCGTCATTCTTAGAAAAAAACCTCAAGGAGAGAAATAG